In the genome of Sardina pilchardus chromosome 14, fSarPil1.1, whole genome shotgun sequence, the window ACTACAGTTAcactcctgatacaacaacaacactacagctacactctcctgatacaacaacaacactacagctactctctcctgatacaacaacaacactacagctacactcctgatacaacaacactacagctacactcctgatacaacaacactacagctacactcctgatacaacaatactacagctacactctcctgatacaacgacaacactacagctacactctcctgatacaacaatactacagctacactctccTGATACAACGACACTACAGTTAcactcctgatacaacaacaacactacagctacactctcctgatacaacaacactacagctactctctcctgatacaacaacactacagctacactctcctgatacaacaacactacagctacactctcctgatacaacaacactacagctacactcctgatacaacaacactacagctacactctcctgatacaacgacaacactacagctacactcccctgatacaacaacaacactacagctacactctcctgatacaacgacaacactacagctactctcctgatacaacaacaacactacagctacactcctGATACAACGACACTACAGCTActctcctgatacaacaacactacagctacactctcctgatacaacaacactacagctacactcctGATACAACGACACTACAGCTActctcctgatacaacaacactacagctacactctcctgatacaacaacactacagctacactcctgatacaacaacactacagctacactcctgatacaacaacactacagctacactctcctgatacaacaacactacagctacactcctgatacaacaacactacagctacactctccTGATACAACAATACTGCAGCTAcactcctgatacaacaacactacagctactctctcctgatacaacaacactacagctacactctcctgatacaacaacactacagctactctcctgatacaacaacactacagctacactcctgatacaacaacactacagctacactctcctgatacaacaatactacagctacactctcctgatacaacaacactacagctacactcctgatacaacaacactacagctacactctcctgatacaacaacactacagctacactctcctgatacaacaacaacactacagctacatTCCCCTGATACgacaacactacagctacactctcctgatacaacaacaacactacagctacactctcctgatacaacaacaacactacagctacactctcctgatacaacaacaacactacagctacactctcctgatacaacaacactacagctacactcctgatacaacaacaacactacagctacactctcctgatacaacaacactacagctacactctcctgatacaacaacactacagctacactcctgatacaacaacactacagctacactcctGATACAATgacaacactacagctacactctcctgatacaacaacactacagctacactcctGATACAATgacaacactacagctacactctcctgatacaacaacactacagctacactcccctgatacaacaacactacagctacactctcctgatacaacaacactacagctacactctcctgatacaacaacaacactacagctacactcctgatacaacaacactacagctacactctcctgatacaacgacaacactacagctacactcccctgatacaacaacactacagctacatTCCCCTGATACgacaacactacagctacactctcctgatacaacaacactacagctacactctcctgatacaacaacaacactacagctacatTCCCCTGATACgacaacactacagctacactctcctgatacaacaacactacagctactctcctgatacaacaacactacagctacactctcctgatacaacaacactacagctacactctcctgatacaacaacgacactacagctacactcccctgatacaacaacaacactacagctacatTCCCCTGATACgacaacactacagctacactcctgatacaacaacactacagctacactcctgatacaacaacactacagctacactcctgatacaacaacactacagctacactcctgatacaacgacaacactacagctacactctcctgatacaacaacaccacagctacactctcctgatacaacaacaacactacagctacactcctgatacaacaacactacagctacactcctgatacaacgacaacactacagctacactctcctgatacaacaacactacagctacactctcctgatacaacaacactacagctacactctcctgatacaacaacactacagctacactctcctgatacaacaacactacagctacactctcctgatacaacaacgacactacagctacactcccctgatacaacaacaacactacagctacactctcctgatacaacaacactacagctacactcctGATACAACGACACTACAGCTACTctctcctgatacaacaacactacagctacactcccctgatacaacaacactacagctacactctcctgatacaacaacactacagctacactctcctgatacaacaacactacagctacactcctgatacaacaacactacagctacactcctgatacaacaacactacagctacactcctgatacaacaacactacagctacactctcctgatacaacaacactacagctacactcctgatacaacaacaacactacagctacactctcctgatacaacaacaacactacagctacactcctgatacaacaacactacagctacactcctgatacaacaacactacagctacactctcctgatacaacaacactacagccATATTGATTAAAGCCAATGATGAGGGACAAATCAATAACATGAAATGTTGTTATCCTTTGAAAGAAGGTTAATGTgaggtgtgtctgtttgtttgtttgtttgtttgtttatgctcaCCTTGAGTTTCTTGACCTCTCGCTCTGCCTCTCGCTCACACTCTAAGGCAGTGTTCAGCTCCCCCTGTAGGGCACTCATGGCATTGTTCAGAGACGCctgcccacagagagagagagagagagagagagagagagagagagagagagagagagagagacacacacaacacagcagcatCAGTGGCACTGCCAGCCTATTGAGCTCCTTCACCAGCAGTGGTGACTGGTAACAGCTCTGGAATGTGGTTACTAAGGAGAAAGATGCATGTTAaagtgaaatggagagagagagagagagagagagagagagagagagagagagagagagagatttaaaagAGGTGGACAAAGATAAGAGGACAAAGAAAGTAGATGACAGAGATCATTTTGAACAGGTACATTCTGACGGATAATGCAtggtatatgtctgtgtgtgtgtgtgtgtgtcttaccctgTATCTCTGCTGAGCCTCCTGCACtcccacgagtgtgtgtgtgtgtgtgtgtgtgtgtcttaccctgTATCTCTGCTGGGCCTCCTGCACtcccacgagtgtgtgtgtgtgtgtgtgtgtgtgtgtcttaccctgTATCTCTGCTGAGCCTCCTGCACtcccacgagtgtgtgtgtgcggtggtcCTGTGACAGGCCGCACACCAGACACACCAGCTCCTGGTCCTCCTCACAGTAGAGCTTCAGCTCCTCACGGTGCCGTCCGCACAGGGGCGCAGGCTTGGGGCTGCCGCTCACGCTCACACCTCCATCACAGctgacccctcctcctccacctcctcctccacctgcacctcctcctcctcctcctcctccacccagcgCCGCGCCGCTCTCCTCCAGGCCCTGGACGTAGCTCTCCACGATGTTGGCCACGATGCGATTGCGCCGGTAGGTCTGACCGGGGAACAGCTTCCGGCACTGAGGACAGGAGCCCGTGCATCCACCGCCGCTGccctgaccttgaccttgaccttgaccttgaccctgAGAGTGACCCCTGGGCCGCGCCCAGTAGCCCGAGATGCAGGCCTCGCAGAAGGTGTGGTCACACGGCAGCGATACGGGCTGCTTGAAGATCTCCAGGCAGATGGAGCACGTCAGGTCCCGACTCAGACGCTGCGCAGACGACTTGGCCATCTGGGACGACATCACGCACTcacgtctgcgtctgcgtctgtatccctctctactctactctactctactctactctactctactctactctactctattctattctattctatcctactctactctactctactctactctattctattctattctatcctactctactctactctactctacttagtcgtgtctgtgtctgcttccctctctactctactctactctactccactctactctactctactctactctactctactctattctactctactctactctactctacttagtcgtgtctgtgtctgcttccctctctactctactccactctactctactctactctactctactctactctactctattctactctactctactctactctactctacttagtcgtgtctgtgtctgcttccCTCTCTATTCTACTAGTTGTTTTTGTGCTGCTATTTCCTTTGCTGACTTTGAtccactttctctgtctctgtctgtccaaaACTGCAGACTCTTACTCACtcgttgttgtggttgttgagGCCCAGCTCAACACAACACTCAgctgaacacaacacaacactccagCTCAACACAACACTCTCAGCTGAACACAACACTCTCAGCTCAACACAACACTCTCAGCTCAACACAACACTCAgctgaacacaacacaacacaacacaacactctcaGCTGAACACAACTCCAGCTCTCAGCTGAACACAACACTCTCAGCTGAACACAACTCCAGCTCTCTGCTCTCAGCTCTCCACAACACTCTCAGCTCAACACAGCACTCTCAGCTGAACACAACACTCTCAGCTGAACACAACACTCTCAGCTGAACACAGCTccagctctctgctctctctgctgtctctgctctctgctctcgcTGCTCTCCCAAGTCTCGCTGCTCAACTCCAAATCTGTTCAGCACCGCAGCTCGGCTCCTTTCGGCAatccccttctccctctgccGACTTGGGTGAAGTTTAGCCGTCGtgtttcccctcccctctctctctctctctctctctctctctctctctctctttctccctctctctctttctccagcccTCTAATTTGGCTGGCCTCTCTGCTTGCGTATGCCTCTGGCTCAGGCTTCCTGTTGattgtgggaaagagagagggggggggggggggggggtagtggtggGGTAGTGGGCGGGCTTTCCAGGCCTCTAACTTCATCCcagtctaagtgtgtgtgtgtgtgtgtgtgtgtggagggggggaggtggtAGGTGAGAGGGCAGGCCTTCTTTGCCTCTAACTTCATCCCAGTgtaagtgggagtgtgtgtgtgtgtgtgtgtgtgtgtgtgtgtgtgtgtgtgtgtgtgtgtgtgtgtgtgtgtgtgtgtgtgtgtgtgtgtgtgtgtgtgtgtgtgtgtgtgtgtgtgggtgggtgggggtggtcaGAAGGCTGAACCCCCCCTTGTTGACGTCAGGCCCAGAGTCAGGAAGCGGAGGCGGGCCCCAGATACAGATACTATCCCTGGACTGTTTATTTAGGGAAGAAAAGAGTGATCACCACTGTAGGGTCTACGCTGCAGCCAGGccaaagtacacacactctgtctactgtactcactaacacacacacacacacacacacacacacacacaacacacacacacagacaaccaccaacccacccacactctgatatcccctctctctctctctctctctctctcacacacacatattcacacgcaCAGTCTGAATGTGTGTTAAGTTGATGTGTAAccctgacagtgtgtgtgtgtgtgtgtgtgtgtgtgtgtgtgtgtgtgtccactggagcctgtgtgtgagcCTAAACAGATGTGCCCTACTTTTCTCATCTCTTACTCACCTCTCGTGCTGAACAGATGAGGGGAGAGCCGAGGATGATTGTCAGAAAAACACAcccttctcctctccgctctagAGGCACGCACGGCTAGCCTGGCTAGACTCAATaggaacatatactgtatattctatagtatatacagtattctattctattctatagaGGCACGCACGGCTAGCCTGACTCAATAGGaacatatacagtgaggagcacatgtatttgataccatgctaaaacaggaatataaaatcatcatttgacaattgatcttaatgccttaatttaaaaaatgagtaaaaatcaaaccgccaaggacaccaattttctttgtgattgaagaatgtatcgtaaatagataaatgttttccttaaatgctaggggaaggaagtatttgaccccctatgtaaccctatgggaatttaacacatagggttaacataggggcaggcagatttttatttttaaagaccagctatttcatggatctaggatattatgcatcccgataaatttcccttggcctttggaattaaaatagccccacatcatcacatacccttgaccatagctagagattggcatggtgctttttccagtaggcctattagcctgtttgatttgcattgagctcaatgagcatcaaacaggctaataggcctactgcaaaaagcaccatgccaatctctcgctatggtgaaaggtatgtaatgacgtggggctattttaattccaacggccaagggaactttatcaggatgcataataacctgaatccatgaaatagctggccttaaaaaataaaaatctgcctgccccaatgttaaccctatgtgttaaattcccatagggttacattgggggtcaaatacttacttccccctagcatttaggaagaacatttatttatttacgaaacattcttcattcacaaagaaaattggggtagttagcggttttatttttactcaatttttgaattaagacattaagatcaattgtcaaatgatgattttatattcctctttttagtcaactttagcatggtatcaaatacatgttctcctcactgtatatatagaagtatatattctattctattctattctacagcAACACTGAAACCAAGCGCAGACTTTACTGAGGCagttgagggaaaaaaaacacttgagtgggattttttttctctgactcAGCAAATTCCCAGGCTCTTTTGAAGTTTGCTTTTCCAACTGAAAGCAGAGGACTGCAGCAGGCCTGCTCATCTTGCCTGGCATGTGCACACAGCCCAGAGGCATCGggacccaacacaacacaacacagcacgaCTATCAGCTCACACGTTTACAGCAGAGAGCCCCCTTGAGAGAGCAATCAGCTGAACAAAGGCTTGGGCCTGGACAACAACATtccccacacatcacacatcctcCTGGACAACTCGGCTCTTTTCCTTCCACTATTGTTCCCTCGCTATATCCTGACTCCTTGTAGGGTGCTGCTGCCTTGATGACAACAATTACACAATTACACGCTGGCCTCATTGCAAGAGAGGCTTGTTTCAAAAAcccacaagcaaacaaaaaatacaCTCCATGTAGACACTTTTCTGTGCAAAATCACCTTGTAAATGCATCTGTAAATGTCCACAAACATGTCTCATGAGtccagtgtgtgagtggtgttcgggggggaggtgggggggaacacaatgaacacactcTTATGTCTGCTCCTCACGACTCTagtaaacactgtgtgtgtgtgtgtgtgtgtgtgtgtgtgtgtgtgtgtgtgagagagagtgtgtgggggtgaacacaatgaacacgcTCTCATGTCTGCTCCTCACACTGTTATTTATTTCCTTCAGTTGGGTTGCGAGGTGTGTGGGAGTTTGCGGTGCACTCAGCATTTTTCCCCTTTGAGTTGGATTATAATCCTCAGAGGAATGAAGGAGCCTCTGTGTAAATCCTAACCCCAACCCTCACGCAGACACGGCCCATAATCCCAGTCATTTGGGCCTCTAGACCAACTCGGTACTGTTTATATGTCCTGGGAATTCCCTCCAGTTGTGTCTCATTCttgcctcgctctctctctttctctctctttccctccgtctcgctcgctctctctctttctttctctctctctctctctgcagcctactgctctctctcccacactctcactccctactccttcctcctctctctctttttctccctctctctttctctttctttttctatgCAGCGCTCTACattccttattctctctctctctctctctctctctctctctcttcatccctcttttcctctgtctggAGGTttgatgtgtaaatgtgtgccgCTCTTGTCTAAGCGCCCGTGTTGCGGAGGCACGCTGCCATCTGCTGTGCCCGGTGGTTGAGGGCGCCGCTGCCCGCTCCAGTGCGGCCCATGAGCAGCAGGAGGTGGTTGTGGGTGCGACACACGGCGACGCCCTGACTGGGGCGCTGTTTGGTGCGCAGGTCCATGCTGTGGAGGGCACCTCCGCCGTGCCCGTTATCCACACCGTGCCCGTTATCCACGCCGTTATCCACGCCGTGCCCGTTATCCACGCCGTTATCCACACCGTGCCCGTTGTCGTCGCCGTGCCCGTTGTGGTCCATGTCACCCAGCAGCTGGtctctcagcagcagcagcgggacGCCGCCCAGACTCAGGCCTCTGGTGCGCAGGCGCCGGCGGTCAGCAGCCAGCAGGTGGCGCAGTTCACGGCGGCTCACGTGCCGGAACACTCCGCCCTCAGCTGCGGCCAGCACCGCCCCACTCCGCAACCTCACCACGGCAACGTCCACACACTGACCATCGGCCATCAGCTGGGACACACACTCCGCCCACAACCGCTCAGccatggagcaggaggaggaggaggaggaagaggagggtgggggaggaggaagaggagggtggaggaggaggaagaggagagtgggggaggaggaagaggaggaagagaaggaggaggagaaataggagggtggaggaggaggaggaagaggaggagggtggaggaagaggaggaggaggagaagagcaggggGTCGATGACAAAGGGGCTACtgagcaacaaacaaacacacagacagcgaGAGAAGAAGGGGCACATAGTAAACATAAGGGTGACATGATGAGAGGATAAGTATAAGTAAGGGTATGTATatagtataaatatatagtaTAAAGTGTAAGTACACATAAGGGCCACATGATTAGAGAGAACAATAAGGGAGGAGATTTAGGCTGGAGGAACACTTGAGCTCAAAGCCTGCAGAACTCTCAAAGGTTGTGTGAAGTTTGTGGTCTTCGTAAAACTAGTAATCTAGGTAACCATGCTTTCAGAATAGCTAGTGATAAATTCAAAGTTGAAATCACTAG includes:
- the LOC134101186 gene encoding profilin-2-like, which codes for MAERLWAECVSQLMADGQCVDVAVVRLRSGAVLAAAEGGVFRHVSRRELRHLLAADRRRLRTRGLSLGGVPLLLLRDQLLGDMDHNGHGDDNGHGVDNGVDNGHGVDNGVDNGHGVDNGHGGGALHSMDLRTKQRPSQGVAVCRTHNHLLLLMGRTGAGSGALNHRAQQMAACLRNTGA